The genomic DNA AGAAAAAATCATGCGAGTCCCAATTCTGCACATCCTGAAGCAGCAGCAGCAGGAGCTCTGGGCATACAATTCGGCGGGAAAACGTCCTATTTTGGAAGGGAATACGATAAACCGACAATTGGAGATAAAAAAAGGGAATTTCAGACTGAGGATATAAAAAAGAATATAAAAATACTGTATATGACCAGTTTTCTGGGCTTGATCATATGCTCGGCAGTATATGCAGCTGTTTTGAAAATATTTTAGATTATTAAAAAAGGAGAAGCAAATGGATCTGCACGGCGGAAATATATATAAGATTTTCAGAGAAAAGGACATGGATAAAATACTGGATTACAGCTCAAATATTAATCCTTTCGGACTGCCTGAAAGTTTGAAAAAAGCAATATCGGAAAATATGGAGATTCTGGAAAAATATCCCGATCCTGATTATTATGATTTGAGAAAAACCATTGCTGAATATAACGGTACTGAAATAGATAATGTTTTGGCAGGAAACGGGGCAACAGAGCTTATATTTTTATATATGAAAGCTGTTAAGCCAAAAAAAGCACTTATTTTATCACCAACCTTTGCAGAATATGAAAGAGGTATAAAATCAGCTGCCCCGCAATGTGAAACAGTGTATTTTCATCTTGAAGAAGCAGATGACTTCATTCCTGATATGAAAAAACTAAAGGCTGAATTAAAAAAAGGCTATGATCTGGTGGTTCTCTGCAATCCGAATAATCCCACGGGAAAATTTCTTTCCAAAGAGAAAATACTGGAATTATTATCTGAATGTGATAAATATGATACAAGACTTTTTGTAGACGAGGCATTTATAGAATTCGCAGAGGGCGGAATAAAAAGCAGTCCTGCCGGGGAAAATGCCAATAAAAAAAATCTTTTTATAATAAGGGCATTAACTAAGTTTTTTGCACTGCCGGGTCTTCGTCTCGGGTATGCTTTGTTTTTTGACAGCAGTCTGAAAGAGATATTTGACA from Sebaldella termitidis ATCC 33386 includes the following:
- the cobD gene encoding threonine-phosphate decarboxylase CobD, with translation MDLHGGNIYKIFREKDMDKILDYSSNINPFGLPESLKKAISENMEILEKYPDPDYYDLRKTIAEYNGTEIDNVLAGNGATELIFLYMKAVKPKKALILSPTFAEYERGIKSAAPQCETVYFHLEEADDFIPDMKKLKAELKKGYDLVVLCNPNNPTGKFLSKEKILELLSECDKYDTRLFVDEAFIEFAEGGIKSSPAGENANKKNLFIIRALTKFFALPGLRLGYALFFDSSLKEIFDSLKEPWSVNAFAELAGKTLFSDTDYIEKTEGWIKEEKRYMFNELGKIKNIKVYKTETNFILLKMYKKNAAFVRAEMLKKGILVRDASNFTYLDETFIRLAVKDRENNNIVIKKLNEVINGDNENE